In Desmodus rotundus isolate HL8 unplaced genomic scaffold, HLdesRot8A.1 manual_scaffold_339, whole genome shotgun sequence, a single window of DNA contains:
- the LOC128780101 gene encoding chromobox protein homolog 1 isoform X3 has translation MGKKQNKKKVEEVLEEEEEEYVVEKVLDRRVVKGKVEYLLKWKGFSDEDNTWEPEENLDCPDLIAEFLQSQKTAHETDKSEGGKRKADSDSEDKGEESKPKKKKEESEKPRGFARGLEPERIIGATDSSGELMFLMKCHPSVKSLRWHSPSIVTLGLTANLDS, from the exons atggggaaaaaacaaaacaagaagaaagtggaggaggtgctagaagaggaggaagaggaatatGTGGTGGAAAAAGTTCTCGACCGTCGAGTGGTAAAGGGCAAAGTGGAGTACCTCCTCAAGTGGAAGGGGTTCTCAGA TGAGGACAATACGTGGGAGCCAGAAGAGAACCTGGATTGCCCCGACCTCAttgctgagtttctccagtcacaGAAAACAGCACATGAGACAGATAAATCAGAAGGAGGCAAACGCAAAGCCGACTCTGATTCTGAAGATAAAGGAGAGGAGAGCAaaccaaagaagaagaaagaagag tcagaaaaGCCACGGGGCTTTGCCCGGGGTTTGGAGCCGGAGAGGATTATTGGAGCTACGGACTCTAGTGGAGAGCTCATGTTCCTGATGAAATG TCACCCAAGTGTGAAATCTTTAAGATGGCATAGTCCTTCGATAGTGACCCTCGGCCTGACTGCCAACCTGGACTCATGA